A portion of the Anoxybacillus gonensis genome contains these proteins:
- a CDS encoding type III polyketide synthase codes for MPSIVAVELAKLPYRVSQNEVMVAIKRMFQHRYEHIDRLLSIFEHDHIQSRSFVQPLDWYMQTHSFAEKNKLYIEHAVRYGKEAIERCLRRGNIGFEDIEAMFFISTTGIATPSIEARIMNELPFSVHMKRIPIWGLGCAGGAAGIARAVDYCRAYPKAKVLVLAVELCSLTFQMDDVSKSNLIGTSLFADGVGCACVVGDDVLQQNVVPQVIDMQSIFMCNTEDVMGWDIKDQGFYVVFSRHIPTMIRQSIGEIVELFLGRSGIKLSEIEHFVLHPGGKKVLDAYQDGLHIDEDKLAHAITVLRQYGNMSSVTVLAVLQRFLKQSMTPQGYGLMMAMGPGFSCELLLLKWGDRV; via the coding sequence ATGCCGAGTATTGTTGCAGTTGAATTAGCTAAACTTCCTTACCGCGTTTCACAAAACGAGGTGATGGTTGCCATAAAACGTATGTTTCAACACCGTTATGAACATATTGATCGGTTATTATCTATTTTTGAACATGATCATATTCAGTCAAGATCGTTTGTACAACCATTAGATTGGTATATGCAAACTCATTCGTTTGCTGAGAAAAATAAGCTGTATATTGAACATGCGGTTCGATATGGAAAAGAGGCGATCGAACGCTGTTTACGTCGTGGAAACATTGGTTTTGAAGACATTGAAGCGATGTTTTTTATTTCAACGACCGGAATTGCTACACCGAGCATTGAGGCAAGAATAATGAATGAACTTCCTTTTTCTGTACACATGAAACGCATTCCAATATGGGGGCTCGGATGTGCGGGTGGAGCAGCTGGCATCGCTCGGGCGGTAGATTACTGTCGAGCATATCCGAAAGCGAAAGTGCTTGTTCTTGCTGTGGAACTTTGCAGTCTAACGTTTCAAATGGATGATGTATCAAAAAGTAATCTTATTGGCACATCATTATTTGCTGATGGAGTAGGTTGCGCGTGTGTAGTAGGGGATGATGTACTGCAACAAAATGTCGTTCCTCAGGTGATTGATATGCAATCGATATTTATGTGTAACACGGAAGATGTCATGGGGTGGGATATAAAAGATCAAGGTTTTTATGTTGTGTTTTCTCGACATATTCCGACGATGATTCGTCAATCAATTGGCGAAATCGTAGAATTATTTTTAGGAAGAAGTGGAATCAAACTTTCCGAAATTGAACATTTTGTTTTGCACCCAGGTGGTAAAAAAGTGCTTGATGCGTATCAAGATGGTTTACACATCGATGAAGACAAGCTCGCTCATGCGATCACGGTTTTACGACAGTACGGAAATATGTCGTCTGTTACTGTGCTCGCTGTTTTACAACGTTTTTTAAAGCAGTCGATGACTCCACAGGGATACGGTTTAATGATGGCGATGGGACCGGGATTTAGTTGTGAACTTTTGTTGTTAAAATGGGGAGATAGGGTATGA
- a CDS encoding cytochrome c oxidase subunit II, producing MHMHKYEKIWLFFGIGSLFVFLAVLGVGAFAQGTQPPSCLTTIDPEKVDQTPPFDKPGLVKTGDNEYQLNIVASAFAYTPNQVEIPKGAKVTINVATKDVIHGFEMAGTNVNMMVEPGYVSSYTQTFDKVGEYVILCNEYCGAGHHLMTAKVKVVEQ from the coding sequence ATGCACATGCATAAGTATGAAAAAATTTGGCTGTTTTTCGGCATCGGTTCGTTATTCGTATTTTTAGCCGTCTTAGGAGTCGGTGCATTTGCGCAAGGAACGCAACCACCAAGCTGTTTAACAACGATCGATCCGGAAAAAGTCGATCAAACACCACCATTTGATAAACCAGGCCTTGTTAAAACGGGAGATAATGAATATCAATTGAACATCGTTGCTTCTGCATTTGCGTATACACCAAACCAAGTCGAAATTCCAAAAGGAGCAAAAGTAACGATCAATGTCGCAACGAAAGACGTGATCCACGGGTTTGAAATGGCTGGAACGAACGTAAACATGATGGTTGAACCTGGATACGTCAGTAGCTACACACAAACATTTGATAAAGTTGGCGAGTACGTCATTTTATGTAATGAATATTGCGGTGCCGGTCACCACTTAATGACGGCGAAAGTGAAGGTGGTTGAACAATGA
- a CDS encoding chemotaxis protein CheX, with protein MALGEKITTILNGTIESIRSVIPLPMTIDKPSLFVQPFTQTSISVLIGMTGDLRGRLIIEGHETMFGKIGETMFGMPLEGEMLESFTGELGNMIAGNLATVVSQKGITIDITPPTVLVGQTKIYGFDKAFRVPIHFESNGELQLILTIDNE; from the coding sequence ATGGCTTTAGGTGAGAAAATTACAACGATTTTAAATGGAACGATCGAATCGATTCGGTCTGTTATCCCACTACCAATGACAATTGATAAGCCTTCATTGTTTGTCCAACCTTTTACACAAACATCTATTAGTGTATTGATCGGGATGACTGGAGACTTACGTGGGCGTCTAATCATTGAAGGACATGAAACGATGTTTGGAAAAATCGGAGAAACGATGTTCGGTATGCCGTTAGAAGGTGAAATGCTTGAATCATTTACTGGTGAACTTGGGAATATGATCGCAGGAAACTTGGCCACAGTCGTATCACAAAAAGGCATTACCATTGATATTACTCCTCCGACTGTTCTTGTTGGTCAAACAAAAATTTACGGTTTTGACAAAGCTTTTCGCGTACCGATCCACTTCGAAAGCAATGGGGAATTACAACTTATTTTAACAATTGATAATGAATAA
- a CDS encoding dynamin family protein, with translation MMQMTKTKSLQQWIYRLIALHDEFMKIGDMAQANKTKQLIKKVYHQEFTIAFCGHFSAGKSSLINELIGDSLLPSSPIPTSANLVKVKAGKPYARVYYKSGQAIEYAAPYDYEEVKTFCLDGDTIDMIEISDETDTIPSGIVLMDTPGIDSTDDAHRLATESALHLADVIFYVMDYNHVQAELNFEFTKRLSQYGKTLYLVVNQIDKHREEELPFSQFTRSVEEAFQQWGVTFERMFYTSLKQKEHVHNEFDELKQLLQLLFCEKEERLEQSIRIAVEQMIDNHMHMLIAQQEEEEQHIRQSLSFEDERMLLEKMEETEQAIDHIKKTWLSAKQHVEQQLEATLHNAYMMPYETREHARAYLEACQPDFKVGFLFTKQKTEEERRKRLRAFYEDLRKKIESQLEWHVRDLLKRFYQQYDVHDHELLHRIQQLTVPFSEQWIVERKPNQPLVTGDYVLTYTNDIANEIKRLYRDAALQLAEQIIEKGKAQQRLNIYEQQLDELIKERARWEQLKQLVYHRKHTREQLQKVVDHATPLSDDAIYPFIHETFTMRISNQKKEEVPQEKEAVQEERPIQTVQMANETVEQTIEKLRAISQMIAPIEGMKQLAKEMGEKIQQLQQRTFTIALFGAFSAGKSSFANALIGEHVLPVSPHPTTATINKIVPPTDEHPHGTVVVQVKTEQQLLNDLQHSLRFFGVQVHSLQEAIEESKKAIRNEAIDAKERVHWAFLQAVVRGYEQMKENLGRLLVISFQQFHEYVANETKSCFVEWIELYYDCPLTRENIILVDTPGADSVNARHTGVAFNYIKNADAIFFVTYYNHAFSKADREFLIQLGRVKDTFSLDKMFFIINAADLAHTEEELQSVVRYVKEQLLQFGIRHPRLFPLSSKWALAEKNGETFDHHVLSNSGMSTFEQTFYPFIHHEIGSLAVASARLQMKQARKRLAEYIAEAKQSDDIKRKKLHILQQERQQLEQMIEQYETDYDVHAIEQELNELVYYIQQRISFRLSDWFKESFNPSVLHDRQTNIKKALQLCLDEFLYSIGFDLAQEMRATSLRIEAFINKRYDLHFMALENQWKQVHDLIVTKVDLSSFPTLQFPIAFEQIDRNVFKKALSLYKNAKSFFEKDEKRLMKEELEKQLHEPIAAYVAEQKQRLLAHYTKQWNVIIEQLHCHMREQLNEHFTGLFAALTAKAPIDELQHIYDMIGGMDDE, from the coding sequence ATGATGCAAATGACAAAAACAAAATCATTGCAACAATGGATATATCGACTGATTGCACTTCATGATGAATTTATGAAGATAGGTGACATGGCGCAGGCAAATAAAACGAAACAATTAATTAAAAAAGTGTATCATCAAGAATTTACAATCGCTTTTTGTGGTCATTTTTCTGCCGGAAAGTCTAGCTTAATTAATGAATTGATCGGTGATTCACTGTTGCCGTCTAGCCCTATTCCAACAAGTGCAAATCTTGTGAAAGTAAAAGCAGGGAAACCGTATGCACGCGTATATTATAAGTCTGGTCAAGCGATCGAATACGCAGCTCCTTACGATTACGAAGAAGTAAAAACGTTTTGTCTAGATGGCGATACAATTGATATGATTGAAATTAGCGATGAAACAGACACAATTCCAAGTGGAATTGTACTTATGGATACACCAGGAATTGATTCGACAGATGATGCCCATCGTTTGGCAACAGAGTCTGCCCTTCATTTAGCCGATGTTATATTTTATGTAATGGATTATAATCATGTTCAAGCAGAATTGAACTTTGAGTTTACAAAACGGTTGTCACAGTACGGAAAAACGTTATACTTAGTTGTAAATCAAATTGATAAACATCGTGAAGAAGAGCTTCCGTTTTCGCAGTTTACTCGTTCTGTTGAAGAGGCATTTCAGCAATGGGGAGTCACATTTGAACGCATGTTTTATACTTCGCTGAAACAAAAAGAGCATGTACATAATGAGTTCGATGAATTAAAACAGTTGTTGCAGTTGCTTTTTTGTGAAAAGGAGGAGCGGCTTGAGCAAAGTATACGTATTGCTGTCGAGCAAATGATTGATAATCATATGCATATGCTTATCGCTCAACAAGAGGAAGAAGAGCAACATATTCGTCAATCGCTTTCGTTTGAGGATGAAAGAATGCTTCTTGAGAAAATGGAAGAAACGGAGCAAGCGATTGATCATATAAAGAAAACGTGGTTGAGTGCAAAGCAGCATGTTGAACAGCAGTTAGAAGCGACGTTGCATAACGCCTATATGATGCCTTATGAAACGAGAGAGCATGCTCGTGCCTACTTAGAAGCATGTCAACCTGATTTTAAAGTTGGTTTTTTGTTTACAAAGCAAAAAACAGAGGAAGAACGACGGAAACGACTGCGTGCTTTTTATGAAGATTTGCGAAAAAAAATCGAAAGTCAGTTAGAATGGCATGTTCGTGACCTACTGAAACGTTTTTATCAACAATATGACGTTCATGACCACGAGTTATTACATCGTATTCAACAATTAACTGTTCCGTTTTCAGAACAATGGATTGTTGAACGAAAGCCAAATCAGCCGCTTGTTACAGGGGATTATGTATTAACGTATACAAACGATATAGCGAATGAAATAAAACGGTTATATCGCGATGCGGCTCTTCAACTCGCGGAGCAAATAATTGAAAAAGGGAAGGCGCAACAACGGTTAAATATATATGAGCAACAACTAGATGAGCTGATAAAGGAGCGAGCGCGTTGGGAGCAATTGAAGCAACTTGTTTATCATCGTAAACATACGCGTGAACAATTGCAAAAAGTCGTTGACCATGCAACACCGTTAAGCGATGATGCGATTTATCCATTTATTCACGAGACGTTTACGATGCGAATAAGCAATCAAAAGAAAGAAGAAGTTCCACAGGAAAAGGAAGCGGTGCAAGAAGAACGTCCAATTCAAACGGTGCAAATGGCAAATGAGACGGTTGAGCAAACGATCGAAAAACTACGGGCCATTAGCCAAATGATTGCTCCGATTGAAGGGATGAAACAGCTAGCGAAAGAAATGGGCGAAAAAATTCAACAACTTCAACAACGGACGTTTACAATTGCTCTATTCGGGGCGTTTAGTGCAGGAAAATCTTCATTTGCAAACGCGTTAATAGGTGAACACGTCTTACCTGTTTCACCTCATCCAACGACGGCGACAATAAATAAAATTGTTCCGCCGACAGACGAGCATCCACATGGAACCGTAGTTGTACAAGTAAAAACGGAGCAACAGCTTTTAAACGATTTGCAACACTCTTTGCGCTTTTTCGGCGTGCAAGTTCATTCGTTACAAGAGGCGATCGAAGAAAGCAAAAAAGCTATTCGTAATGAAGCTATTGATGCAAAAGAGCGTGTACATTGGGCATTTTTACAAGCTGTCGTGCGCGGTTATGAACAAATGAAAGAAAATCTAGGGCGATTGCTTGTCATCTCATTTCAGCAATTTCACGAATATGTAGCAAATGAAACGAAATCGTGTTTTGTTGAATGGATTGAATTGTATTATGATTGTCCGCTCACTCGTGAAAATATTATTCTTGTCGATACACCAGGAGCCGATTCTGTAAATGCTCGTCATACAGGAGTAGCATTTAATTACATTAAAAATGCTGATGCGATTTTCTTTGTCACATATTATAACCATGCGTTTTCCAAAGCGGATCGTGAATTTTTAATTCAGCTTGGTCGTGTGAAAGATACATTTAGTTTAGATAAAATGTTTTTCATCATTAATGCAGCTGACCTAGCTCATACAGAAGAGGAATTGCAGTCGGTCGTTCGTTATGTAAAAGAGCAGCTTTTGCAATTTGGTATTCGCCATCCACGTCTTTTTCCATTATCGAGTAAATGGGCACTTGCAGAAAAAAACGGGGAAACATTCGATCATCATGTGTTATCGAATTCAGGAATGAGCACGTTCGAGCAAACATTTTATCCGTTTATCCATCATGAGATCGGCTCACTAGCCGTTGCCTCTGCTCGTTTGCAAATGAAGCAAGCGCGAAAACGGTTAGCAGAATATATTGCAGAAGCGAAGCAAAGCGATGATATAAAACGTAAAAAGTTGCACATCTTGCAGCAAGAGCGACAACAGCTTGAACAGATGATTGAACAATATGAAACAGACTATGATGTTCATGCAATCGAACAAGAGCTGAACGAGTTAGTTTATTATATTCAACAGCGCATTTCTTTCCGTCTGTCAGACTGGTTTAAAGAGTCGTTTAATCCATCTGTTTTGCATGACCGACAAACAAATATAAAAAAGGCGTTACAATTATGTTTAGATGAATTTTTATACTCTATCGGATTTGATTTGGCGCAAGAAATGCGTGCAACTAGCTTGCGAATAGAAGCGTTTATAAATAAACGTTACGATCTTCATTTTATGGCGTTAGAAAACCAGTGGAAACAAGTGCATGATCTTATTGTAACAAAAGTCGATCTTTCAAGTTTTCCGACGTTACAATTCCCGATCGCTTTTGAGCAAATCGATCGTAACGTGTTTAAAAAGGCGCTTTCGTTGTACAAAAATGCAAAATCATTTTTTGAAAAAGATGAAAAACGGCTCATGAAAGAAGAGCTAGAAAAACAATTACATGAGCCAATTGCGGCGTATGTAGCTGAACAAAAACAACGGTTGCTCGCGCATTATACAAAACAGTGGAATGTGATTATTGAGCAACTTCATTGTCATATGCGTGAACAACTAAATGAGCATTTTACAGGTTTATTTGCCGCATTAACGGCTAAAGCACCAATAGACGAATTACAACATATTTACGATATGATCGGAGGAATGGATGATGAATGA
- a CDS encoding cytochrome c oxidase subunit 2A, with product MKTQLNTNTPKTKVEKEPALKGTLASVLFLGFFLIFTWVSVYFLFLNRL from the coding sequence ATGAAAACTCAATTAAACACAAACACACCGAAAACAAAAGTGGAGAAAGAACCCGCATTAAAAGGAACACTTGCTTCTGTTTTGTTTTTAGGGTTTTTCCTCATTTTCACGTGGGTAAGCGTATATTTCTTGTTTTTAAATCGCTTATAG
- a CDS encoding isoprenylcysteine carboxyl methyltransferase family protein yields the protein MKWSIFFFLIVQRFVELYWAKRNERWMKERGAKEFGQNHYKYIVCMHCLFFVSLLLEGIRKRPSRLWSVLLNIFVVLQLFRLWIIASLGRYWNTKIIVLPKAERVQRGPYRWFRHPNYLVVILEFLVIPLMFQAYWTAVIFTICNACLLSVRIRVEEQALRLLKSP from the coding sequence ATGAAATGGAGCATATTTTTCTTTTTAATTGTTCAACGATTCGTTGAATTGTATTGGGCAAAAAGAAATGAACGATGGATGAAGGAGCGGGGGGCAAAGGAATTCGGACAAAATCACTATAAGTATATCGTATGTATGCATTGTTTATTTTTTGTTTCGCTCTTGCTAGAAGGGATTCGTAAACGTCCGTCACGATTGTGGTCTGTTTTGTTGAACATATTTGTCGTATTACAGTTATTCCGCCTTTGGATTATCGCTTCGCTTGGAAGGTATTGGAACACAAAAATTATTGTATTGCCAAAAGCAGAACGGGTACAGAGAGGTCCGTATCGATGGTTTCGTCATCCGAATTACCTCGTTGTTATTCTAGAATTCCTTGTTATTCCGCTTATGTTTCAAGCATATTGGACAGCTGTCATATTTACAATATGTAACGCATGCCTTTTATCTGTTCGTATTCGTGTAGAGGAGCAGGCGCTACGTTTATTAAAATCCCCCTAA